A genomic segment from Rosettibacter firmus encodes:
- a CDS encoding glycosyltransferase, translating into MIRTSEYLKNYNMAPKILDYVDLLSEGLKRRIPNSNFFFKWLLKIEYKRVLNYEKEIRNYFDKLVIISEEDKKYFCKSDDPKINVIENGVDIDYFHPKTAEKEFDIFFNGNLSYPPNIDATQFIVNKIYPELKKIKPDIRILIAGANPKKKLFKLSNKNIVIKGWIEDVREYYWKSKIFIAPMQIGTGLQNKLLQAMAMRIPCVASELTVKGLSYGAENVVLVAKTPSDYANLIIKLLDDDNFREDVARRGYEFIQKNYKWENVIQKLENIIQETINNKK; encoded by the coding sequence ATGATTAGAACTTCTGAATACCTGAAAAATTATAATATGGCTCCCAAAATTTTAGATTATGTTGATTTACTTTCTGAAGGTTTAAAGAGAAGAATTCCTAATTCGAATTTCTTTTTTAAATGGTTATTAAAGATTGAATATAAACGAGTACTTAATTACGAAAAGGAGATAAGAAATTATTTTGATAAATTAGTCATTATTTCTGAAGAAGATAAAAAATATTTCTGTAAATCTGATGATCCTAAAATAAACGTAATTGAGAATGGGGTTGATATAGATTATTTTCATCCTAAAACAGCAGAAAAAGAATTCGATATTTTTTTTAATGGTAACCTGAGTTATCCTCCAAATATTGATGCCACTCAATTTATAGTAAATAAAATTTATCCAGAATTAAAAAAAATTAAGCCCGATATTAGAATTTTAATTGCAGGAGCGAATCCTAAAAAGAAATTATTTAAACTATCCAATAAGAATATTGTAATAAAGGGATGGATTGAGGATGTACGTGAGTATTACTGGAAATCAAAAATTTTTATTGCCCCAATGCAAATAGGAACAGGATTACAAAATAAATTACTTCAAGCAATGGCTATGCGTATTCCATGTGTTGCGTCAGAACTTACAGTAAAAGGTTTATCTTATGGTGCTGAAAATGTTGTCTTAGTTGCAAAAACTCCTTCTGATTATGCTAATTTAATAATTAAGTTATTAGATGATGATAATTTTAGAGAGGATGTAGCAAGAAGGGGATATGAGTTTATTCAAAAGAACTATAAGTGGGAAAATGTAATTCAAAAACTCGAAAATATAATTCAAGAAACAATAAACAATAAAAAATAA
- the lhgO gene encoding L-2-hydroxyglutarate oxidase, which produces MFDIIIIGAGIVGLASALKILEKNPHLKLLILEKENDISKHQTGNNSGVIHSGIYYKPGSLKAINCTLGYKMLIDFCDKYEINYKITGKIIVAKNENELPILNSIYDRGIKNGLTGLQKLNKNQIKNYEPYADGIEAIYVPQTGIVDFFQVAKKYLEIILKHNAQIKFNNEVKEIKIKNDICEVITNNDTFQSKFVVTCAGLYSDRIAKLTHKNLPLRIIPFRGEYYKIKEEKKYLVNSLIYPVPNPEFPFLGVHFTRMINGDVEAGPNAVLAFKREGYKKTSFNFRDTIDTFTWKGFYSIVKKYWKVGLYEYYRSYSKNAFTKALQNLIPEINENDLIESGAGVRAQACDINGNLLDDFYFVEDKKVIHVCNAPSPAATASLSIGDNIANKVLQHF; this is translated from the coding sequence ATGTTTGATATTATCATTATCGGCGCGGGAATTGTTGGACTTGCTTCTGCATTAAAAATTCTTGAAAAAAATCCTCACCTTAAATTATTAATTCTTGAAAAAGAAAATGACATTTCTAAACATCAAACAGGAAATAATAGCGGTGTAATTCATTCAGGTATTTATTATAAACCAGGAAGCTTAAAAGCGATCAACTGTACTCTTGGTTATAAAATGTTAATAGATTTTTGTGACAAATACGAAATCAATTATAAAATTACTGGAAAGATTATTGTTGCAAAAAATGAAAACGAACTTCCTATTTTGAATTCAATTTATGACCGTGGAATTAAAAATGGTCTTACCGGTTTACAAAAACTAAATAAAAACCAGATAAAAAATTATGAACCTTATGCTGATGGCATCGAAGCTATTTATGTGCCTCAAACTGGTATTGTAGATTTTTTCCAGGTAGCAAAAAAATATCTTGAAATAATTCTTAAACACAATGCTCAAATTAAATTTAATAATGAAGTTAAAGAGATAAAAATAAAAAATGATATTTGTGAAGTAATTACTAATAACGATACTTTTCAATCAAAATTTGTTGTTACCTGTGCAGGATTATATTCAGATAGAATTGCAAAATTAACTCATAAAAATCTTCCTTTGAGAATAATTCCATTTCGTGGTGAGTATTATAAAATTAAAGAAGAGAAAAAATATCTTGTCAATTCTTTAATTTATCCTGTACCAAATCCCGAGTTTCCATTTTTAGGAGTTCATTTTACCAGAATGATTAATGGTGATGTTGAAGCTGGTCCAAATGCAGTCCTGGCTTTTAAGAGAGAAGGTTATAAAAAAACGAGTTTTAATTTTCGAGATACAATTGATACTTTTACATGGAAAGGATTTTATAGTATTGTAAAAAAATACTGGAAAGTTGGTTTGTACGAATATTATCGCTCATATAGTAAAAATGCATTTACTAAAGCATTACAAAATCTAATACCAGAGATTAATGAAAATGATTTGATTGAATCTGGAGCAGGTGTTAGAGCCCAGGCTTGTGATATAAATGGAAACTTGCTTGATGATTTTTATTTTGTCGAAGATAAAAAAGTTATTCATGTTTGTAATGCTCCCTCGCCAGCTGCAACTGCTTCTTTATCAATTGGTGATAATATTGCGAATAAAGTACTACAGCATTTCTAA
- a CDS encoding sugar transferase, with product MKLSKKTEKIFLLITDFVTINFSWFLFFYLRVNTGWFELISQPDFFLPMLAIYFYWLIIFTLVGMYRTWFAQSRFDEISTLFKTTFVGIFILLFLILYDDYRTGIATPFRFFIFVYWIIFFVIVSAGRILIRSIQRNLLIKGFGRRKAVIVGFNSRAQEIYEMLENHKGLGLDVVGFVSVMNKNVDKDYNGVKVLDTADNLEKVIDTYEIKDVIISVERHHEDLILDLISKCDGKNVEIKIVPDLYDIISGQVKTSQIYGIPLIDIMPELMPEWEKKLKRLMDIVLSLIMLIVTSPIILLAALAIKLDSEGPVFYKQERMGMNGKIFKIIKFRTMIKDAEKHTGPVWSSKDDPRVTRVGKILRKIRFDEIPQAINILKGDMSFVGPRPERPYFVEQLSKEIPLYKRRLKVRPGLTGWAQVKHKYDETIDDVKIKLRYDLFYIENMSLRLDFKIIFRTIFVVLFGKGHYD from the coding sequence GTGAAATTGAGTAAAAAAACAGAAAAAATATTCTTACTTATTACAGATTTTGTAACAATTAATTTTTCCTGGTTTTTGTTTTTTTATCTACGTGTTAATACAGGCTGGTTCGAATTAATTTCTCAACCCGATTTCTTTCTTCCAATGTTAGCAATTTACTTTTACTGGTTGATAATTTTTACTCTCGTTGGAATGTATAGAACATGGTTTGCTCAATCTCGATTTGATGAAATCTCCACTCTTTTTAAAACAACATTTGTAGGTATTTTTATTCTTTTGTTTTTAATTCTTTATGATGATTATAGAACTGGTATTGCAACTCCTTTTCGATTTTTCATTTTTGTTTACTGGATTATCTTTTTTGTTATAGTAAGTGCTGGAAGAATTCTTATTAGAAGTATTCAGCGAAATCTACTCATAAAAGGTTTTGGAAGAAGAAAAGCTGTTATTGTAGGATTTAATTCTAGAGCACAGGAAATTTATGAGATGCTCGAAAATCATAAAGGATTGGGACTTGATGTGGTTGGCTTTGTTTCTGTAATGAATAAAAATGTTGATAAAGATTACAATGGTGTTAAAGTTCTTGATACAGCAGACAATCTCGAGAAAGTAATTGATACTTATGAAATCAAAGATGTTATAATATCAGTTGAAAGACATCATGAAGATCTTATACTTGATTTGATATCAAAATGTGATGGAAAAAATGTTGAAATAAAAATTGTTCCAGACCTTTATGATATTATTAGTGGTCAGGTTAAAACTTCTCAAATTTATGGAATCCCTCTCATCGATATTATGCCAGAATTAATGCCTGAGTGGGAAAAGAAATTAAAAAGATTGATGGATATAGTTCTTTCTCTTATTATGTTGATTGTAACTTCTCCAATAATATTACTTGCTGCTTTAGCAATTAAACTTGATAGTGAAGGACCGGTATTTTATAAGCAAGAACGAATGGGAATGAATGGGAAAATTTTTAAGATAATTAAGTTCCGTACAATGATAAAAGATGCTGAAAAACATACAGGACCCGTCTGGTCTTCTAAAGATGACCCGAGAGTAACAAGAGTCGGAAAAATTTTACGTAAAATAAGATTCGATGAAATTCCGCAGGCAATTAATATTCTTAAAGGTGATATGAGTTTTGTAGGTCCGCGTCCAGAAAGACCATATTTTGTTGAACAACTTTCAAAAGAGATTCCACTTTATAAAAGAAGATTGAAAGTTCGTCCAGGATTAACGGGCTGGGCTCAAGTCAAACATAAATATGACGAAACTATTGACGATGTAAAAATAAAATTACGCTATGATTTATTTTATATTGAAAACATGAGTCTTCGACTGGATTTTAAAATAATTTTTAGAACAATTTTTGTTGTATTATTCGGGAAGGGACATTATGACTAA
- a CDS encoding polyprenol monophosphomannose synthase, protein MTNSLKTLIIIPTYNELDNIQELIPNILEKYPDVNILIVDDNSPDGTANYVDELSKKDSRVKLIKREKKLGLGTAYVEGFKYMLNNGYDVAIQMDADYSHDPKEIKNFLKKIKDYDVVIGSRYINGVRVINWPIRRLLLSYFANLYTRIITGMPIKDATGGFKCFRRKVLESINLDNIHSNGYSFQIEMNFIAWKKKFKITEIPIVFVERTQGSSKMSKKIVYEAIFMVWKLRLRGLLGFYK, encoded by the coding sequence ATGACTAATTCATTAAAAACACTAATCATAATTCCAACTTATAACGAACTGGATAATATTCAGGAACTAATTCCTAACATACTCGAAAAGTATCCAGATGTAAATATTTTGATTGTTGATGATAACTCTCCAGATGGCACAGCAAATTATGTTGATGAATTAAGTAAAAAAGATTCTCGTGTAAAACTGATAAAACGCGAAAAGAAACTTGGACTTGGAACAGCATATGTCGAAGGATTTAAATATATGCTAAACAATGGATACGATGTGGCAATTCAAATGGATGCAGATTATTCTCACGATCCAAAAGAAATAAAAAATTTTTTAAAAAAGATTAAAGATTATGATGTTGTTATAGGAAGTAGATACATTAATGGTGTTCGTGTAATTAACTGGCCAATCAGGAGATTATTACTAAGTTATTTTGCTAACCTTTACACAAGAATTATTACAGGAATGCCTATTAAAGATGCTACAGGAGGATTTAAATGCTTTAGAAGAAAAGTTCTCGAATCTATAAATCTGGATAATATTCATTCGAATGGTTACTCATTTCAAATAGAAATGAATTTTATTGCATGGAAGAAAAAATTTAAGATAACAGAAATTCCAATTGTTTTTGTTGAAAGAACTCAGGGTTCATCGAAAATGTCAAAAAAAATTGTTTATGAAGCAATCTTTATGGTATGGAAATTACGTTTAAGAGGTTTATTAGGATTTTATAAATAA
- a CDS encoding glycosyltransferase yields MIDLSIIIVNYNVKEFLLNLLDSIKKAIDKITVEIIVVDNASDDGSVDVLKEKFPEVKLIINEKNIGFGAANNLALKEAKGKYFLLLNPDTIIREDTLTKMIEFFETHPDCGIAGCKVLNPDGTLQLACRRGFPGPWTSFTKVMGLSKLFPKSRLFAKYNLTYLDENQTYEVDAVSGAFLMMRREVYEKIGGFDSQFFMYGEDLDLCYRAQKANYKVYYVHSTEIIHYKGESTKRSKIDETKLFYDAMHLFVKKHFSSSFIVEGILQLAILFRKLIAFAYVYKLAIVSILLDFIFFSSSVLLAERLYANEHWRGFPSFVIPWVYFLPALLQIFISILSGTYQKNAISVLRSLISLFYGFIVLSALTYFLKQFAFSRAVVLITYILAVILFSMWRIFVKVVFRLGLISESRKAKTLIVGNNIKANELAVKLKSNITSLYQVIGFVGLSRKEIGEKIGNYKILGSLENIKKLITDEKVERVIFFSNDISFEQIFAVVSECQGLNVEFMVAGKELDYLVGKSAITMLDDIPLLKVQYNISSFGHKITKLIFDYSLSLILILLLVYPLIFLLHKFSHKKNDFVNFILQIPEILNGKKSFVGPLKNSYYGELFVGKIGLTGLWYVENILSNDEEEIKALDIFYAKNQNIWLDLEILGRTFAKMILKME; encoded by the coding sequence ATGATTGACCTTTCAATTATCATAGTAAATTATAATGTAAAAGAATTTTTATTGAATCTGCTGGATTCAATAAAGAAAGCTATTGATAAAATTACGGTAGAAATAATTGTGGTAGATAATGCTTCTGACGATGGAAGTGTTGATGTATTAAAAGAAAAATTTCCAGAAGTTAAATTAATTATAAACGAAAAAAATATTGGATTTGGAGCCGCTAATAATCTTGCTCTTAAAGAAGCTAAAGGCAAATATTTTTTACTCCTTAATCCAGATACAATTATTCGTGAAGATACATTAACAAAGATGATAGAATTTTTTGAAACTCATCCCGATTGTGGAATTGCTGGTTGCAAAGTTTTAAATCCTGATGGAACACTTCAACTTGCCTGTAGAAGAGGTTTCCCTGGTCCCTGGACTTCTTTTACTAAAGTTATGGGATTAAGTAAGTTGTTTCCTAAAAGCCGACTTTTTGCTAAATATAATTTAACATATCTCGACGAAAATCAAACTTATGAAGTTGATGCTGTAAGTGGTGCATTTTTGATGATGCGAAGAGAAGTATATGAAAAAATTGGTGGATTTGATTCTCAGTTTTTTATGTATGGTGAAGATCTCGATTTGTGCTATCGTGCTCAGAAGGCAAATTATAAAGTTTATTATGTTCATTCCACAGAAATAATTCACTATAAAGGAGAGAGTACAAAAAGAAGTAAAATAGATGAAACAAAACTTTTTTACGATGCAATGCATCTTTTTGTGAAAAAACATTTTTCATCTTCATTCATAGTAGAAGGAATTTTGCAGCTGGCAATTCTATTTCGCAAATTAATAGCTTTTGCTTATGTATATAAGCTTGCAATTGTTAGTATTTTATTGGATTTTATTTTCTTTAGTAGCTCAGTATTACTTGCAGAAAGATTATATGCAAATGAACACTGGAGAGGATTTCCTTCTTTTGTAATTCCCTGGGTTTATTTTTTGCCAGCACTTTTACAAATATTTATATCAATATTATCAGGTACCTATCAAAAAAATGCAATTTCTGTTTTACGCAGTTTAATTTCACTTTTTTATGGTTTTATTGTTTTATCTGCATTAACATATTTTCTTAAGCAATTTGCATTCAGTCGTGCCGTTGTATTGATTACATATATTTTAGCTGTGATATTGTTTTCTATGTGGAGAATTTTTGTGAAAGTAGTTTTTAGACTTGGTTTGATAAGTGAATCTCGAAAAGCTAAGACATTAATTGTAGGTAATAACATAAAAGCCAATGAACTTGCAGTAAAATTAAAATCAAATATTACTTCACTATATCAGGTTATTGGATTTGTTGGATTAAGTCGAAAGGAAATAGGCGAAAAAATAGGTAATTATAAAATATTAGGCTCTTTAGAAAATATTAAAAAACTAATAACTGATGAAAAAGTTGAAAGAGTAATATTCTTTTCTAATGATATATCTTTCGAGCAAATTTTTGCTGTTGTATCTGAATGTCAGGGTTTAAATGTTGAATTTATGGTAGCAGGAAAAGAGCTTGATTATCTTGTTGGTAAATCTGCAATTACAATGCTTGATGATATACCACTATTAAAAGTTCAATATAATATTTCTTCTTTTGGTCATAAAATTACAAAATTAATTTTTGATTACAGTTTGAGTTTAATCTTAATTTTACTTTTGGTTTATCCTTTAATATTTTTACTTCATAAGTTCAGTCATAAAAAGAATGATTTTGTTAATTTTATTTTACAGATACCAGAAATATTAAATGGTAAAAAAAGTTTTGTTGGTCCACTCAAAAATTCTTATTATGGTGAATTATTTGTAGGTAAAATTGGGCTTACTGGTTTATGGTATGTAGAAAATATTTTATCTAATGACGAAGAAGAAATTAAAGCACTTGATATTTTTTATGCCAAGAATCAAAACATCTGGCTGGATTTAGAAATTCTCGGAAGAACATTTGCAAAAATGATACTTAAAATGGAGTAA
- a CDS encoding acetyl-CoA carboxylase carboxyltransferase subunit alpha, whose protein sequence is MAKNTLDFEKPIIELENKIEEMRKYEGHLDISNEIKTLEEKVIQLKKSIYENLTRWQRVQLARHPERPYTLDYIYMMTEDFIELHGDRLFRDDHAIVGGFAKLDEYKVMIIGHQKGRDTKSNLYRNFGMPNPEGYRKALRLMKLAEKFNKPVITMLDTPGAYPGLEAEQRGQAEAIARNLLEMSRLKVPIIVVIIGEGASGGALGIGVGDRILMLQNTWYSVISPESCSSILWRSWDYKEQAAEALKLTADDLLQQGIIDRIVPEPLGGAHKDHQGMANTLKAILKEELAALIKIKPEKLVQNRLEKFGKMGVYIE, encoded by the coding sequence ATGGCTAAAAACACACTGGATTTTGAAAAACCAATTATTGAACTGGAAAATAAAATCGAAGAAATGCGTAAATATGAGGGTCATCTTGATATTTCAAATGAAATAAAAACACTTGAGGAGAAAGTCATTCAACTTAAAAAAAGTATTTATGAAAATCTTACACGCTGGCAGCGTGTACAACTTGCACGCCATCCCGAAAGACCATATACACTTGATTATATTTATATGATGACCGAAGATTTTATTGAACTTCATGGCGATCGTCTTTTTAGAGACGATCATGCAATTGTAGGTGGCTTTGCAAAATTAGATGAATATAAAGTAATGATTATTGGTCATCAAAAAGGGAGAGATACAAAATCTAATCTATACAGAAATTTTGGAATGCCAAATCCAGAGGGATATAGAAAAGCATTGAGATTAATGAAACTTGCTGAAAAATTTAATAAACCTGTTATCACAATGCTCGATACACCTGGTGCTTATCCTGGTCTCGAAGCAGAACAACGTGGACAGGCAGAAGCTATTGCAAGAAATCTTCTGGAAATGAGTAGATTAAAAGTTCCAATTATCGTAGTTATTATTGGTGAAGGTGCAAGCGGTGGAGCACTCGGTATTGGTGTGGGCGATAGAATATTAATGCTTCAAAATACATGGTATTCTGTAATTAGTCCCGAATCATGTTCGAGCATTTTATGGAGAAGCTGGGATTATAAAGAACAGGCAGCCGAAGCTCTTAAACTTACTGCAGATGATTTACTTCAACAGGGAATAATTGATAGAATAGTTCCTGAACCACTTGGTGGAGCTCACAAAGATCATCAGGGCATGGCTAATACATTAAAAGCAATCCTGAAAGAAGAATTGGCAGCATTAATTAAAATTAAACCAGAAAAACTTGTTCAAAATCGTCTTGAGAAATTTGGTAAAATGGGTGTTTATATTGAGTAA
- a CDS encoding acyl-CoA thioesterase has product MLTHKTEIRVRYADTDKMQFVYNGKYLEYFEVGRTELLRFTGLSYAELERNGYQLPLIEANVKYKSPAFYDDILEIEAIVKELYSPKVHIEYVIRRKSTNELIAEGFTTHIFIKSDTKKAVRPPQIYIDALKKYFV; this is encoded by the coding sequence ATGCTCACTCACAAAACTGAAATTCGTGTTAGATATGCTGACACAGATAAAATGCAATTTGTATACAATGGAAAATATCTTGAATATTTTGAAGTAGGGAGAACAGAACTTTTAAGATTTACTGGTTTATCGTATGCAGAACTGGAACGTAATGGATATCAATTGCCTTTAATCGAAGCGAATGTAAAATATAAAAGTCCAGCATTTTATGACGATATTCTTGAAATCGAAGCAATAGTTAAAGAATTATATTCACCAAAAGTACATATCGAATATGTAATTAGAAGAAAATCTACAAATGAGCTTATAGCAGAAGGATTTACAACTCATATTTTTATTAAATCCGATACTAAAAAGGCTGTTCGTCCACCACAGATTTATATTGATGCACTAAAAAAATATTTTGTGTGA
- a CDS encoding lipopolysaccharide biosynthesis protein, producing the protein MFDKIKELTKDTIIYGVSTIIGRFLNFLLVPFYTNVFTPAEVGIYSNIYAYIAFLNIIFIYGMDAAFMKYSSVAPADKKKVAYSTAFLCVTFSSLILSIILFFLRKFFVELIEIPQHYFYLYYYLILIILIDTLAIVPYANLRLQRKSLKFTFIRLSNIFLNILLNFILVLKFKMGIEAILIANLSASLFSLVILSFDIIKNFVLKIDKEFLKPMLKFAIPYLPASLAATVVQVIDRPIVLALTNEETLGIYQANYKLGIFMMLIVQMFQFAWQPFLLTTAKEENAKEIFSKVLTLFLIATSVVWIILSLFIDDVAKIKFFGNVSLIGYKFWDGLSIVPIILLAYLFNGLYVNFQAGLYIEEKTKYFPVVTGTAALVNVVFNLLLIPSLGIMGAALATLASYLVMATTLFLFSQKVYKINYEYERILKILSLILVTCIVYYIFYYNGLLTIAIKLVLLITFFMLLFILKIIDRKFLNKIIKVF; encoded by the coding sequence ATGTTTGATAAGATAAAAGAACTAACAAAAGATACGATTATATATGGAGTAAGCACCATAATTGGCAGGTTTCTAAATTTTCTTCTTGTTCCATTTTATACAAATGTATTTACACCAGCCGAAGTTGGTATTTATTCGAATATATATGCCTATATAGCATTTCTTAATATTATTTTTATTTATGGAATGGATGCAGCTTTTATGAAATATAGTTCAGTTGCTCCAGCCGATAAAAAGAAAGTTGCATATTCTACTGCTTTTTTGTGTGTTACATTTTCTTCTTTGATACTTTCAATTATCTTATTTTTTCTGAGAAAATTTTTTGTTGAATTAATAGAAATCCCCCAGCATTATTTTTATTTATATTATTATCTGATACTAATCATTCTTATTGATACACTTGCAATTGTTCCCTATGCAAATCTTCGTTTACAAAGAAAATCACTCAAGTTTACTTTTATTAGACTTAGTAACATATTCTTAAATATTCTATTGAATTTTATTCTTGTCCTGAAATTCAAAATGGGGATAGAGGCTATTTTAATTGCAAATCTTTCTGCATCTTTATTTTCACTGGTAATTTTATCATTTGATATAATTAAAAATTTTGTACTTAAAATCGATAAAGAATTTTTAAAACCAATGTTGAAATTTGCTATACCATATTTACCTGCAAGTTTAGCAGCAACTGTAGTTCAGGTTATCGATAGACCAATTGTACTTGCACTTACTAACGAAGAGACTCTTGGGATTTATCAGGCAAATTATAAACTTGGAATATTTATGATGTTAATAGTTCAGATGTTTCAATTTGCCTGGCAACCATTTTTACTTACAACTGCTAAAGAAGAAAATGCAAAGGAGATTTTTTCTAAAGTTCTTACACTTTTTTTGATTGCAACTTCGGTTGTCTGGATAATTCTTTCTTTGTTTATTGATGATGTGGCTAAAATAAAATTTTTTGGAAATGTAAGTCTAATTGGCTACAAATTCTGGGATGGTTTATCAATTGTTCCAATAATTTTATTAGCTTATTTGTTTAATGGATTATATGTGAATTTTCAGGCAGGATTATATATTGAAGAGAAGACAAAATATTTTCCTGTTGTTACTGGAACAGCTGCATTAGTAAATGTAGTTTTTAACTTATTGTTGATTCCATCACTTGGAATTATGGGAGCTGCACTTGCAACACTGGCAAGTTATTTAGTTATGGCTACTACTTTATTTTTATTCTCTCAAAAAGTTTATAAAATTAATTATGAATACGAAAGAATATTAAAAATATTATCACTCATTTTAGTAACTTGTATCGTATATTATATATTTTATTATAATGGTTTGCTTACCATAGCAATAAAATTAGTTTTATTAATAACATTTTTTATGCTTCTATTTATATTAAAAATTATTGACAGGAAATTTTTAAATAAGATTATAAAAGTGTTTTAA
- the dut gene encoding dUTP diphosphatase, giving the protein MIKGIKPQNIISLLKEYDRINKTIKDKWIIIGTWLSIISLVIIISFVLFEISKLGSFGKILLPLLLVILIWEINLLSKNYFDKKLFIILSALLDKDENLDRKEFNLTKIDLKVKRISDNFKDIPLPEYATDGSSGLDIRAAIDNELIIQSGSFALIPTNLKVEIPEGYEIQVRPRSGLAAKHGIGLLNSPGTIDSDYRGEIKIILFNFGNEDFVVRRGDRIAQLVLSKIYKAELIESEEINESKRNEGGFGHTGLN; this is encoded by the coding sequence ATGATTAAAGGAATTAAACCACAAAATATTATTTCATTACTTAAAGAGTATGATAGAATAAATAAAACTATCAAAGACAAATGGATTATTATTGGTACCTGGTTATCGATAATTTCACTTGTTATTATTATTTCTTTTGTATTGTTCGAAATTTCAAAATTGGGAAGTTTCGGAAAAATTTTACTTCCATTACTTTTAGTAATTCTTATCTGGGAAATTAATTTGTTATCAAAAAATTATTTTGATAAAAAACTTTTTATAATTTTATCTGCATTGCTCGATAAAGATGAAAATTTAGACAGGAAAGAATTTAATCTTACAAAAATTGATTTAAAGGTTAAAAGAATATCTGATAACTTTAAAGATATTCCTTTACCAGAATATGCAACCGATGGTAGCAGTGGTCTGGATATAAGAGCAGCTATCGATAATGAACTTATAATTCAAAGTGGAAGTTTTGCATTAATACCAACGAATTTAAAAGTTGAGATCCCAGAAGGATATGAAATTCAGGTTAGGCCCCGTAGTGGACTGGCAGCAAAACACGGGATTGGTTTATTGAATTCACCTGGTACAATTGATTCAGATTATCGTGGTGAAATAAAAATTATATTATTCAATTTTGGTAATGAAGATTTTGTTGTAAGACGTGGTGATAGAATTGCTCAACTTGTTCTTTCAAAGATTTATAAAGCAGAATTAATTGAGTCAGAGGAAATTAACGAAAGCAAACGTAACGAAGGGGGTTTTGGTCATACAGGATTAAATTAA